In Phragmites australis chromosome 16, lpPhrAust1.1, whole genome shotgun sequence, one DNA window encodes the following:
- the LOC133896455 gene encoding (DL)-glycerol-3-phosphatase 2-like — translation MLGSSLETRTHANQQALEIPTNNHQISVAHQDAPMASAGADEGTAAAPRAAISHVIFDMDGLLLDTEGFYTEVQEKILARYGKVFDWSLKAKMMGKKAAESARIFVDECGLAGLLTPEQFLEERESMLQELFPSCTKLPGVLRLIHHLHANGVPMAVATGSHKRHFALKTQNHQEMFTLMHHVVMGDDPEVKAGKPSPDIFLAAMRRFEGNVEPSKCLVFEDAPSGVAAAKNAGMSVVMVPDPRLDVSYHKGADQVLRSLLDFKPSEWGLPPFKE, via the exons ATGCTAGGGAGTAGTCTGGAGACGCGCACGCACGCCAATCAGCAAGCACTCGAGATTCCCACGAACAACCACCAGATCTCTGTCGCTCACCAGGACGCGCCAATGGCATCAGCTGGCGCCGACGAGGGGACGGCCGCGGCGCCCAGGGCCGCCATCTCGCACGTCATCTTCGACATggacggcctcctcctcg ACACGGAGGGATTCTACACGGAGGTGCAGGAAAAGATCCTGGCGAGGTACGGCAAGGTGTTCGACTGGTCGCTCAAGGCCAAGATGATGGGCAAGAAGGCAGCCGAGTCGGCGCGCATCTTCGTCGACGAGTGCGGCCTCGCCGGCCTGCTCACCCCCGAGCAGTTCCTCGAGGAGCGCGAGAGCATGCTCCAGGAGCTCTTCCCATCCTGCACTAAACTGCCAG GGGTACTACGTTTGATCCATCATCTCCATGCCaatggagttccaatggctgtTGCAACAGG ATCCCACAAACGTCATTTTGCACTGAAGACGCAGAACCACCAGGAAATGTTTACCCTGATGCATCATGTTGTCATGGGGGATGATCCAGAGGTGAAGGCTGGCAAGCCATCTCCTGATATTTTCCTTGCTGCTATGAGGAGGTTTGAG gGCAATGTAGAACCCAGTAAATGCTTGGTTTTTGAAGATGCACCGTCGGGTGTAGCAGCAGCAAAAAATGCTGGAAT GTCTGTGGTGATGGTCCCAGATCCGAGGCTAGATGTTTCATATCACAAAGGAGCAGATCAAGTTCTCCGTTCACTGTTGGACTTCAAACCTAGCGAATGGGGCTTGCCACCCTTTAAAGAGTAG